In Oryza sativa Japonica Group chromosome 2, ASM3414082v1, the following are encoded in one genomic region:
- the LOC4329725 gene encoding ent-isokaurene C2/C3-hydroxylase: MEDKLILDLCLSALFVVVLSKLVSSAMKPRLNLPPGPWTLPLIGSLHHLVMTKSPQTHRSLRALSEKHGPIMQLWMGEVPAVVVSSPAVAEEVLKHQDLRFADRHLTATTEEVFFGGRDVIFGPYSERWRHLRKICMQELLTAARVRSFQGVREREVARLVRELAADAGAGGDAGVNLNERISKLANDIVMVSSVGGRCSHRDEFLDALEVAKKQITWLSVADLFPSSKLARMVAVAPRKGLASRKRMELVIRRIIQERKDQLMDDSAAGAGEAAAGKDCFLDVLLRLQKEGGTPVPVTDEIIVVLLFDMISGASETSPTVLIWTLAELMRNPRIMAKAQAEVRQAVAGKTTITEDDIVGLSYLKMVIKETLRLHPPAPLLNPRKCRETSQVMGYDIPKGTSVFVNMWAICRDSRYWEDPEEYKPERFENNSVDYKGNNFEFLPFGSGRRICPGINLGVANLELPLASLLYHFDWKLPNGMAPKDLDMHETSGMVAAKLITLNICPITHIAPSSA, from the exons ATGGAGGACAAGCTGATACTGGATCTGTGCCTATCAGCGctgttcgtcgtcgtcctctccaaGCTGGTATCATCTGCCATGAAGCCAAGGCTCAACCTTCCCCCGGGGCCATGGACGCTGCCGCTGATCGGCAGCCTCCACCACCTCGTGATGACGAAGAGCCCCCAGACCCACCGCTCGTTGCGCGCGCTGTCGGAGAAGCACGGCCCCATCATGCAGCTGTGGATGGGCGAGGTCCCCGCGGTGGTCgtgtcgtcgccggcggtggcggaggaggtccTGAAGCACCAGGACCTCAGGTTCGCCGACCGCCACctcaccgccaccaccgaggAGGTCTTCTTCGGCGGCCGCGACGTCATATTCGGGCCGTACAGCGAGCGGTGGCGCCACCTCCGCAAGATCTGCATGCAGGAGCTGCTCACCGCCGCCCGGGTGAGGTCGTTCCAGGGCGTCCGCGAGCGCGAGGTGGCGCGGCTCGTGCGTGAGCTGGCCGCcgacgcgggcgcgggcggcgacgctggCGTGAACCTCAACGAGAGGATCAGCAAGCTCGCCAACGACATCGTGATGGTGAGCTCCGTCGGCGGCCGGTGCAGCCACCGCGACGAGTTCCTGGACGCGCTCGAGGTCGCCAAGAAGCAGATCACGTGGCTCAGCGTCGCCGACCTGTTCCCGTCGTCCAAGCTCGCGcggatggtggcggtggcgccacGCAAGGGCCTCGCCAGCCGCAAGAGGATGGAGCTCGTCATAAGACGGATCATCCAAGAACGGAAGGACCAGCTGATGGACGacagcgccgccggcgccggcgaggctgcGGCGGGGAAAGACTGCTTCCTCGACGTCCTGCTTCGGCTGCAGAAGGAAGGTGGCACGCCGGTCCCAGTTACCGACGAAATCATAGTCGTGCTTCTGTTT GACATGATTTCAGGGGCCAGTGAGACATCGCCGACAGTGCTGATTTGGACCTTGGCGGAACTCATGCGGAATCCAAGAATAATGGCAAAGGCACAAGCTGAGGTAAGACAAGCTGTTGCTGGGAAGACCACCATCACGGAGGATGATATTGTTGGGTTGAGCTACCTTAAGATGGTGATTAAGGAGACTTTGCGACTCCATCCCCCAGCGCCGTTGTTGAACCCTCGTAAATGCCGTGAGACAAGCCAAGTCATGGGCTACGATATACCAAAGGGAACATCTGTGTTCGTAAATATGTGGGCGATATGTAGAGACTCCAGGTACTGGGAGGATCCTGAGGAGTATAAACCAGAGAGATTCGAAAATAATAGTGTAGATTATAAAGGGAATAACTTCGAATTTCTTCCATTTGGCTCTGGTCGTAGAATTTGTCCAGGTATAAACCTTGGGGTGGCCAACTTGGAGCTACCATTAGCTAGTCTTCTTTATCATTTTGACTGGAAGCTACCCAATGGAATGGCGCCTAAGGACCTTGATATGCATGAGACGTCTGGAATGGTTGCAGCTAAACTCATTACCCTAAATATATGCCCTATTACTCATATTGCTCCAAGCAGTGCGTAA